Proteins co-encoded in one Medicago truncatula cultivar Jemalong A17 chromosome 8, MtrunA17r5.0-ANR, whole genome shotgun sequence genomic window:
- the LOC25500561 gene encoding exocyst complex component EXO70A1: MSSPENLPLETAQKIILRWDSTASEEAREKMIFDQTTTNRDEIDLYLQAVDEIQRSISSTSLSDNHPSKPSSTIQIAMARLEDEFRNILISHTNNQIDPSLEDDTYLSSSSSKLQDEEDNSYDDDGVDVDDKLHRFDSNCSVATTVTTASTYRSASSIREIDLIPSEAVTDLRCIADRMISSGYLRECIQVYGSVRKSAVDSSFKKLGVEKLSIGDVQRLDWEQLETKIRRWIRAAKVCVRTLFASEKRLCEQIFDGIGTCIDDACFMETVKGPAIQLFNFAEAISISRRSPEKLFKILDLHDALMDLIPDIDVVFDSKSSESIRVQAAEILSRLAEAARGILSEFENAVLKEPSKVPVPGGTIHPLTRYVMNYISLISDYKQTLYELIVSRPSTGSRYSGDPSTPDMEFDELEGKPPLAIHLIWIIVILQFNLDGKSKHYKDASLLHLFIMNNVHYIVQKVRGSPELREMIGDDYLKKLTGKFRQAATSYQRATWVRVLYCLRDEGLHSSGGFSSGVSKSALRERFKAFNAMFEEVHRTQAVWLIPDSQLREELRISISEKLIPAYRSFLGRFRSHIESGRHPENYIKYSVEDLEDAVLDFFEGIPVSQHTRRRSQ; this comes from the coding sequence ATGTCCTCACCAGAGAATCTCCCTCTAGAAACCGCTCAAAAAATCATCCTCCGATGGGACTCAACCGCCTCCGAAGAAGCTCGTGAAAAAATGATCTTCGATCAAACCACCACAAACCGTGACGAAATCGATCTTTACCTCCAAGCCGTCGATGAAATCCAACGCTCCATATCCTCCACCTCCCTCTCCGATAACCACCCTTCAAAACCCTCCTCCACCATCCAGATCGCCATGGCTCGCTTAGAAGACGAGTTTCGTAACATCCTTATCTCACACACCAACAACCAAATTGATCCTTCTCTTGAAGATGATACTTACTTATCTTCTTCGTCTTCTAAACTACAAGACGAAGAAGATAACAGCTACGACGACGATGGGGTTGACGTTGATGACAAACTTCATCGTTTTGATAGTAATTGTTCCGTTGCTACTACTGTTACTACTGCTTCCACTTACCGTTCAGCTAGTAGTATACGTGAGATAGATCTGATACCTTCTGAAGCAGTCACCGATCTTCGGTGTATTGCTGATAGAATGATATCATCTGGATATCTTCGCGAATGTATTCAAGTTTACGGCAGTGTGAGGAAATCAGCTGTTGATTCGAGTTTTAAGAAACTCGGTGTTGAGAAGTTGAGTATTGGTGATGTTCAGAGATTGGATTGGGAGCAGCTTGAGACGAAGATAAGACGATGGATAAGAGCTGCTAAGGTTTGTGTTAGGACGCTTTTCGCCAGTGAGAAGAGGCTATGTGAGCAAATCTTTGATGGGATTGGGACTTGTATTGATGATGCTTGTTTTATGGAGACTGTTAAAGGGCCTGCCATTCAGCTTTTTAATTTTGCTGAAGCGATTAGTATTAGTCGTAGGTCGCCTGAGAAATTGTTTAAGATTCTTGATCTTCATGATGCTTTGATGGATTTGATTCCTGatattgatgttgtttttgattCTAAGTCGTCTGAATCCATTAGGGTTCAGGCGGCTGAGATTTTGTCACGTTTGGCTGAGGCTGCTAGAGGGATTTTATCTGAATTTGAAAATGCTGTTCTTAAGGAGCCTTCTAAGGTTCCTGTTCCTGGTGGGACAATTCATCCTTTGACTAGGTATGTGATGAATTACATAAGCTTGATCTCTGATTATAAGCAGACTTTGTATGAGCTTATAGTTTCTAGGCCTTCGACGGGTTCTAGGTATTCGGGGGATCCTTCGACTCCTGATATGGAATTTGATGAACTCGAAGGGAAACCACCTTTGGctattcatttgatttggattatTGTTATATTGCAATTCAATTTAGATGGCAAgtcaaagcattataaagatgCTTCTTTGTTGCATTTGTTTATAATGAACAATGTGCACTATATTGTTCAAAAGGTTAGAGGGTCGCCCGAATTGAGGGAAATGATCGGCGATGATTATTTGAAGAAGTTGACCGGGAAATTTCGACAGGCAGCTACTAGCTATCAGAGAGCAACTTGGGTTAGGGTCTTGTATTGTTTGAGAGATGAAGGGTTGCATTCAAGTGGTGGATTTTCTTCTGGTGTGTCGAAGAGTGCTTTGAGGGAAAGGTTTAAAGCTTTTAATGCTATGTTTGAAGAGGTACATAGAACTCAAGCAGTTTGGTTGATACCGGATTCGCAACTTAGGGAGGAGCTTCGGATATCTATATCGGAGAAGCTGATTCCTGCGTATAGATCATTCCTTGGTCGGTTCAGGAGCCATATAGAGAGTGGAAGGCATCCAGAGAATTACATTAAGTATTCTGTTGAAGATCTCGAGGATgctgttttggatttttttgaagggattCCTGTTTCGCAGCACACGAGAAGGAGATCTCAGTGA